From Cellulophaga lytica DSM 7489, a single genomic window includes:
- a CDS encoding CoA-binding protein → MSKTLVFGASLNPNRYSYLAIKKLLEKNITTEAFGKNLGTILHLQIKDNLTEFQNINTVTLYLNPSRQVEYYNAIVKLHPKRVIFNPGTENPEFYKILKKNNIEVVVGCALVMLATNQY, encoded by the coding sequence ATGTCTAAAACCCTTGTTTTTGGTGCTTCGTTGAATCCGAATCGGTATAGTTATCTTGCTATTAAGAAACTCTTAGAAAAGAACATAACAACTGAGGCATTCGGTAAAAATTTAGGGACTATTTTACATCTCCAAATTAAAGATAATTTAACCGAATTTCAAAATATAAATACAGTTACTTTATATTTAAATCCGTCTAGGCAGGTAGAATATTACAATGCTATAGTAAAATTACATCCAAAGCGAGTAATATTTAACCCAGGTACAGAAAACCCTGAATTTTATAAAATACTGAAAAAGAACAACATAGAGGTTGTTGTTGGGTGTGCTTTAGTAATGTTGGCAACAAACCAGTATTAA
- the htpG gene encoding molecular chaperone HtpG, with amino-acid sequence MATGKINVSVENIFPLIKKFLYSDHEIFLRELISNATDATLKLKHLTSIGEAKVEYGNPVIEIKVDKEGKKIHIIDQGLGMTADEVEKYINQVAFSGAEEFLDKYKDSAKDSGIIGHFGLGFYSAFMVADKVEIITKSFKDEPAAHWTCDGSPNFTLEEADKTERGTEIILHVADDSTEFLEDSKINELLTKYNKFMPVPIKFGMRTETLPKPEDAKEEDPAPTQEVDNIINNPNPAWTKAPADLQEEDYKGFYRELYPMQFEEPLFHIHLNVDYPFNLTGILYFPKLTNDLNIQKDRIQLYQNQVFVTDNVEGIVPEFLTMLRGVIDSPDIPLNVSRSYLQADGAVKKISSYISRKVADKLSSLFKNNREDFEAKWNDIKIVIEYGMLSDDKFFDKADKFALYPTVDGAFYTFEELQEKIKATQTDKDNKLVLLYASDKEAQHSYIEAAKAKGYEVLLLDSPIISHLMQKLETSKENISFARVDADHIDNLIKKDEEQISKLSEEEKETLKKELEETITNKSFTVQLEAMDSNAAPFTITEPEFMRRMKEMQQTGGGGGMFGMGNMPEMYNLIVNTNHALVSEILTADAPETKTRLINQSLDLARLSKGLLKGEELTNFIKRSYEMVK; translated from the coding sequence ATGGCGACAGGTAAAATTAATGTATCAGTTGAGAATATTTTTCCGCTTATAAAGAAGTTTCTTTACAGTGATCATGAGATATTTTTACGAGAATTAATATCTAATGCTACAGATGCAACTTTAAAACTTAAACATTTAACTTCTATTGGTGAGGCTAAGGTAGAATACGGCAATCCGGTTATAGAAATTAAGGTTGATAAAGAAGGTAAAAAAATACATATTATAGACCAAGGTCTTGGTATGACAGCAGACGAGGTTGAAAAATACATTAACCAAGTTGCTTTTTCTGGAGCCGAAGAATTTTTAGACAAATACAAAGACTCTGCTAAGGACTCTGGTATTATTGGTCATTTTGGACTTGGATTTTACTCTGCTTTTATGGTTGCAGATAAAGTAGAAATTATTACTAAAAGCTTTAAAGATGAGCCAGCTGCACATTGGACTTGTGATGGTTCTCCTAATTTTACATTAGAAGAGGCAGACAAAACTGAACGTGGCACAGAAATTATTTTACACGTTGCAGATGACTCTACAGAGTTTTTAGAAGACAGTAAAATAAATGAGCTTTTAACAAAGTACAACAAGTTTATGCCTGTACCAATTAAGTTTGGTATGCGTACAGAAACGTTACCTAAGCCAGAAGACGCTAAGGAAGAAGACCCTGCACCAACACAGGAGGTAGACAATATTATAAACAACCCTAACCCAGCTTGGACAAAAGCTCCGGCAGATTTACAAGAAGAGGACTATAAAGGGTTTTACAGAGAGCTTTACCCAATGCAGTTTGAGGAGCCTTTGTTTCATATACACCTTAACGTAGATTACCCGTTTAACTTAACAGGTATTTTATATTTCCCTAAATTAACTAACGACTTAAACATACAAAAAGACCGTATACAACTATACCAAAACCAAGTTTTTGTTACAGACAACGTAGAAGGTATAGTACCAGAATTTTTAACTATGTTACGTGGTGTTATAGACTCACCAGACATACCGTTAAATGTTTCTAGATCTTATTTACAGGCTGATGGTGCTGTTAAAAAAATATCATCATACATTTCTAGAAAAGTAGCAGACAAACTATCATCTTTATTTAAAAATAATAGAGAAGATTTTGAAGCGAAATGGAATGACATTAAAATTGTTATTGAATACGGAATGCTTTCTGATGATAAATTCTTTGACAAGGCTGACAAATTTGCATTGTACCCAACAGTAGATGGCGCTTTTTACACGTTTGAAGAGTTACAAGAGAAAATAAAAGCTACACAAACTGATAAAGACAATAAACTTGTTCTTTTATACGCCTCTGATAAAGAAGCACAGCACAGTTATATTGAAGCTGCAAAAGCTAAAGGTTACGAGGTTTTATTACTAGATTCTCCTATTATTAGTCACTTAATGCAAAAATTAGAAACTTCTAAAGAGAATATTTCTTTTGCAAGAGTAGATGCAGATCATATAGATAATCTTATTAAGAAAGATGAAGAGCAAATCTCTAAACTATCTGAAGAAGAAAAAGAAACACTTAAAAAAGAGTTAGAAGAAACTATTACCAATAAAAGCTTTACTGTACAGTTAGAAGCTATGGATAGTAATGCTGCTCCTTTTACAATTACAGAGCCAGAGTTTATGCGTAGAATGAAAGAAATGCAACAAACCGGTGGCGGTGGTGGTATGTTTGGTATGGGTAATATGCCAGAAATGTATAACCTTATTGTAAACACAAATCATGCTTTGGTTTCTGAAATTTTAACTGCAGATGCACCAGAAACAAAAACACGTTTAATAAATCAATCTTTAGATTTAGCACGTTTATCTAAAGGCTTATTAAAAGGTGAAGAGCTTACAAACTTTATTAAAAGAAGCTACGAAATGGTAAAGTAA
- a CDS encoding 3-oxoacyl-ACP synthase III family protein has product MYNSKIIGLGHYVPENVVTNDDLSKVMDTNDAWIQERTGIKERRHVVKGDGDTTTTMGVKAAKIAIERAGIDKDDIDFIVFATLSPDYYFPGPGVLVQRDLGIKTVGALDVRNQCSGFVYGISVADQYIKSGMYKNVLVIGSELHSHGLDMTTRGRSVSVIFGDGAGAAVLSRAEDNDTGILSTHLHSEGQHAEELSLIAPGMGKRWVTDIIEEADPNDESYFPYMNGQFVFKNAVVRFSEVIMEGLQANNLEVSDIDMLVPHQANLRISQFIQKKFKLNDDQVFNNIMKYGNTTAASIPIALTEAWEQGKVKKGDLVVLAAFGSGFTWGSVIIKW; this is encoded by the coding sequence ATGTATAATTCAAAAATAATTGGCCTTGGCCATTATGTACCAGAAAATGTAGTTACTAATGATGATTTATCAAAAGTAATGGATACTAATGACGCTTGGATACAAGAGCGTACTGGTATAAAGGAAAGAAGACACGTAGTTAAAGGAGATGGTGATACAACTACAACAATGGGTGTAAAGGCTGCTAAAATAGCTATAGAACGTGCAGGTATAGATAAAGATGATATAGATTTTATAGTTTTTGCAACACTAAGTCCAGATTACTATTTTCCTGGGCCAGGAGTTTTAGTGCAAAGAGATTTAGGTATTAAAACCGTAGGAGCATTAGATGTAAGAAACCAGTGTTCTGGTTTTGTGTATGGTATATCTGTAGCAGACCAATATATAAAAAGTGGTATGTATAAAAATGTACTTGTTATTGGTTCTGAGTTACACTCACACGGTTTAGATATGACTACACGTGGCAGAAGTGTTTCTGTAATTTTTGGTGATGGCGCTGGTGCGGCAGTATTAAGTAGAGCAGAAGATAATGATACAGGTATATTATCTACTCATTTACATTCTGAAGGGCAACACGCAGAGGAGTTATCTTTAATTGCGCCAGGTATGGGTAAACGTTGGGTAACAGATATTATTGAAGAAGCAGACCCTAATGATGAGTCTTATTTTCCTTATATGAACGGACAATTTGTATTTAAAAATGCAGTGGTGCGTTTTAGTGAGGTTATTATGGAGGGCTTACAAGCAAACAATTTAGAAGTTTCTGATATTGATATGCTAGTGCCACACCAAGCAAACCTTAGAATATCACAGTTTATACAAAAGAAGTTTAAACTAAATGATGATCAGGTTTTTAATAACATTATGAAATATGGTAACACAACAGCAGCATCTATACCTATTGCATTAACAGAAGCTTGGGAACAAGGAAAAGTTAAAAAGGGAGATTTAGTTGTGTTGGCAGCCTTTGGTAGTGGTTTTACTTGGGGTAGTGTTATTATAAAATGGTAA